Proteins from a single region of Desulfatirhabdium butyrativorans DSM 18734:
- a CDS encoding efflux RND transporter periplasmic adaptor subunit, translating to MNQHQKPILRAYMAIALLWLASAGFGCGEKIQPGNQAGVSGKTIQMATAVAGLTSQPIVHEAVGTVTARTRAVLSAKIMGTVTAVHVRESDRVSEGQLLIEIDPRTVAAQRKQAEAGLAEAKKAYEAVVASRDSAASMAELAKATYQRYAQLMKNESASRQEFDEVAARYRQAEAGLAQARAMVEATAEKVRQAEAAVSASRVMDADSRVTAPYDGVITQRFVDPGSLASPGTPLVAIRSASGYRVDLIIPENLTPFMKPGLSVALQVPALAHPEVRGTVSTVVPFSDPASHSFVVQIDMPATAGLQEGQYAKGRFVIGASERILVPAKALVLRGQLTGVYWVDPERTARFRLVRTGNAEGEDIEVLSGLRPGDRYVVEPGVQIADGMKVEGVS from the coding sequence ATGAACCAGCACCAGAAACCGATCCTTCGAGCCTATATGGCCATTGCCCTCCTGTGGCTTGCATCGGCAGGCTTTGGATGCGGCGAAAAAATTCAACCGGGCAACCAGGCCGGCGTCTCCGGCAAGACGATCCAGATGGCGACCGCCGTTGCCGGTCTCACCAGCCAGCCCATCGTTCATGAAGCCGTCGGCACCGTCACGGCCCGAACGCGAGCCGTTCTGTCTGCCAAAATCATGGGTACGGTGACGGCCGTCCACGTCCGGGAAAGCGATCGGGTCAGCGAAGGCCAATTGCTGATCGAAATCGATCCGAGAACGGTCGCCGCCCAGCGAAAGCAGGCCGAAGCAGGCCTTGCCGAGGCCAAGAAAGCCTATGAAGCGGTCGTTGCATCCCGGGACAGTGCGGCGTCGATGGCCGAGCTGGCCAAGGCGACCTACCAGCGCTATGCGCAGCTCATGAAAAACGAATCCGCCAGCAGGCAGGAATTCGATGAAGTGGCGGCGCGATACCGTCAAGCCGAGGCCGGGCTTGCCCAGGCCAGGGCCATGGTGGAAGCGACCGCCGAAAAAGTTCGCCAGGCCGAAGCTGCCGTGTCGGCTTCCCGGGTGATGGATGCGGACAGCCGTGTTACCGCCCCCTATGACGGGGTCATCACCCAGCGATTCGTCGATCCGGGAAGCCTTGCCAGCCCGGGGACCCCGCTGGTGGCCATCCGTTCGGCATCCGGATACCGGGTGGATCTCATCATTCCGGAAAATCTCACCCCATTCATGAAACCGGGGCTTTCCGTGGCGCTTCAGGTCCCCGCACTTGCCCATCCGGAAGTACGCGGCACGGTATCCACCGTCGTCCCCTTTTCCGACCCGGCAAGCCATTCCTTTGTGGTTCAGATCGACATGCCGGCTACGGCAGGTCTTCAGGAAGGGCAATATGCCAAGGGCCGCTTCGTGATCGGTGCAAGCGAGCGCATCCTCGTGCCTGCCAAAGCCCTGGTGTTGCGGGGGCAACTGACAGGCGTTTACTGGGTCGATCCGGAGCGGACGGCGCGTTTTCGGCTGGTCCGTACGGGCAATGCCGAAGGTGAAGATATCGAAGTGCTCTCGGGCTTGCGGCCGGGAGATCGCTATGTGGTCGAGCCCGGTGTGCAGATCGCGGACGGCATGAAAGTGGAGGGCGTATCATGA